Proteins found in one Verrucomicrobiia bacterium genomic segment:
- a CDS encoding DEAD/DEAH box helicase: protein MISYTELVQFLRGNGYTEAQNIHVPGDFVVQGDLITCWPITSTVPYRLHFFGEELEKLEKQAGEGWEGADDLPDLLANHLATDYGTVHPGEYVVHPVHGVGIFMGLVTETTLDGDERQFVALEYAGNDRLLVPFERMDGLMPYIGRRHPRLTRLYSKSWLATKERVKKDLIGVARGLLKIYAGRQLADRAAYPRAQEWLDVLAESAGFELTEDQQRSLGEILHDLEHGKHPMDRLLCGDVGFGKTEVALRAAAEVLAAGKQVAFVAPTTILVEQHHRLLEERFAYMPVRIGKMSRLSLGRDASLAERLKEGGVDLVVGTHRLLGKNIAFKDLGLLIVDEEQKFGVAQKETLKKLRPHLDVLSLSATPIPRTLSMSLSGLRGLSILRTPPKGRMAIETEVEGYSDDSFRQALLAELERGGQMYVVHNRVQTLAAVEERIRHLLKDTEFADVAMATVHGQMDKNHLSERMGLFLDGKLSILVASSIVEHGLDCPNANTLIVLHSERFGLSDLYQLRGRVGRRQKQAYALFFTGGIEHDIYENKEEIAVTVAAKQRLSALKEADVLGSGWSIALRDLEIRGGGNILGNEQHGSMEAIGLLLYSQLLQEEIGRQAHQLGIQLFQSADV from the coding sequence ATGATTTCGTACACGGAACTCGTCCAGTTCCTTAGGGGAAATGGCTACACAGAAGCCCAGAACATCCACGTTCCGGGAGACTTTGTTGTGCAGGGCGACCTCATTACCTGCTGGCCAATTACTTCCACCGTACCGTACCGCCTCCACTTCTTCGGTGAGGAGTTGGAAAAGCTGGAGAAGCAGGCAGGTGAAGGTTGGGAAGGGGCAGATGACCTGCCGGACCTTCTGGCAAACCATCTGGCTACCGACTACGGCACAGTCCATCCTGGTGAGTATGTGGTGCACCCCGTGCATGGCGTAGGTATCTTCATGGGACTGGTGACAGAAACTACCCTCGATGGTGACGAGCGCCAGTTTGTTGCCTTGGAGTATGCGGGGAACGACCGGCTCCTTGTCCCGTTTGAGCGTATGGATGGCCTGATGCCATATATAGGAAGGCGTCACCCGCGCCTGACCCGGCTGTACTCCAAAAGTTGGTTGGCTACCAAGGAGCGTGTTAAAAAAGACCTCATTGGTGTGGCTCGCGGTTTGCTTAAAATATATGCGGGCCGACAATTGGCAGACCGCGCCGCTTATCCGCGGGCACAGGAGTGGCTCGACGTCCTAGCTGAAAGCGCAGGTTTTGAGCTGACGGAAGACCAGCAGAGGTCGCTAGGTGAAATCCTCCATGACCTAGAACATGGGAAACATCCTATGGACCGTCTCCTCTGTGGCGATGTGGGCTTTGGCAAAACCGAGGTGGCCCTCCGCGCCGCCGCAGAAGTACTGGCGGCAGGTAAGCAAGTGGCGTTCGTGGCTCCTACTACCATCTTGGTGGAGCAGCATCATCGCCTGCTGGAGGAGCGTTTTGCGTATATGCCTGTACGCATAGGAAAAATGAGCCGCTTAAGCCTAGGGCGTGACGCAAGCCTTGCGGAACGCTTGAAGGAAGGCGGGGTGGACTTGGTAGTTGGTACACACCGCCTACTTGGCAAGAATATTGCCTTTAAAGACCTGGGTCTCCTTATTGTGGATGAAGAGCAAAAGTTTGGCGTAGCCCAAAAGGAAACACTTAAAAAACTACGGCCTCATTTGGATGTACTTTCCCTTTCCGCCACGCCAATTCCACGCACCCTTTCCATGAGCCTCTCGGGTCTCCGAGGCCTCAGCATTCTACGTACGCCACCAAAGGGGAGGATGGCCATTGAAACGGAAGTAGAAGGCTATTCTGATGATTCCTTCCGCCAGGCCTTGTTGGCCGAGTTGGAGCGCGGTGGGCAAATGTATGTGGTGCACAACCGGGTGCAAACCCTTGCGGCAGTGGAGGAGAGGATCCGCCATCTCCTTAAAGATACTGAATTTGCTGATGTTGCCATGGCTACCGTGCATGGCCAGATGGATAAGAACCACTTATCGGAACGCATGGGCCTTTTCCTCGATGGCAAACTGAGCATATTAGTAGCCTCCAGCATTGTGGAACATGGACTGGACTGTCCAAATGCCAATACCCTTATCGTGCTGCATAGCGAGCGGTTTGGCCTTTCTGACCTCTATCAGCTGCGAGGAAGGGTAGGCCGACGCCAAAAGCAGGCGTACGCCCTTTTCTTTACTGGTGGTATCGAGCATGACATTTACGAAAACAAAGAGGAGATTGCTGTGACGGTGGCTGCTAAACAGCGCCTCTCTGCCCTTAAGGAAGCCGACGTCTTGGGAAGTGGTTGGAGTATTGCCCTCCGGGACCTAGAGATCAGGGGAGGGGGAAACATATTGGGGAACGAACAGCATGGGAGCATGGAGGCTATTGGTCTCCTGCTCTATTCCCAACTTTTGCAGGAAGAAATTGGACGGCAGGCCCACCAGCTGGGAATCCAGTTGTTCCAAAGTGCGGATGTTTAG
- the nusG gene encoding transcription termination/antitermination protein NusG, protein MEEQQSNPQFGRSSGKQSGERNWYVIHTYAGYEDQVAQSLRQRIESLNMADKVFDVMVPTEKQIEIKNGKRKVIDKKIFPGYVMVDMVVTDDSWYVVRNTPNVTGFIGFGVRPTPMSPQEVDSIKKRMGQDEPKYHIEFQLGDLVQITDGALKGFEAKVDEVDIDKGKVKVLVSMFGRETPVTLDYLQLKRM, encoded by the coding sequence ATGGAAGAGCAGCAGAGTAATCCTCAGTTTGGACGCTCCAGCGGTAAACAGTCCGGTGAGCGTAACTGGTACGTTATCCACACGTACGCTGGATACGAAGATCAGGTGGCTCAAAGCCTCCGTCAGCGTATTGAATCGCTGAACATGGCCGACAAGGTTTTCGACGTCATGGTGCCAACCGAGAAGCAGATTGAAATCAAGAACGGTAAGCGCAAGGTCATCGATAAGAAAATCTTCCCTGGCTACGTAATGGTAGACATGGTAGTCACCGACGACTCTTGGTACGTCGTGCGTAACACCCCGAACGTTACTGGTTTCATTGGTTTCGGCGTCCGCCCTACCCCTATGTCGCCTCAGGAAGTTGATTCCATCAAGAAGCGTATGGGTCAGGACGAGCCTAAGTACCACATCGAGTTCCAACTTGGTGACCTGGTACAAATCACCGACGGCGCCCTTAAGGGCTTTGAAGCCAAGGTAGATGAAGTAGATATAGACAAAGGTAAAGTAAAAGTTCTTGTATCCATGTTCGGACGTGAAACTCCGGTTACCCTGGATTACCTGCAACTCAAGAGAATGTAA
- the secE gene encoding preprotein translocase subunit SecE: MKLISYFEGVISELRKVSWPTVPVVLKNFFAVVVGVGLATVLVGAFDFAFIKFLGLIIK, translated from the coding sequence ATGAAGCTTATCTCATACTTCGAGGGTGTCATCTCCGAGCTCCGCAAAGTGAGCTGGCCTACAGTCCCTGTTGTTCTCAAGAACTTTTTCGCAGTGGTTGTCGGCGTAGGGCTTGCCACCGTACTCGTTGGTGCATTTGACTTCGCATTTATCAAGTTTCTTGGTCTCATCATCAAATAA
- the rplK gene encoding 50S ribosomal protein L11 produces the protein MAKSTKPIKTIIKLQCPAGKATPAPPVGTALGPQGLNIMDFVTKFNDATRQMGNTIIPCEITVYEDRTFDFILKQPPASVLIREELGLAKGSQNAKKQKVGKLTRVQLEKIADRKMPDLSAREKDQAVKVIAGTARSMGIDVEL, from the coding sequence ATGGCTAAAAGTACTAAGCCGATCAAGACGATCATCAAGCTTCAGTGTCCTGCCGGAAAGGCAACTCCTGCTCCTCCAGTGGGTACTGCTCTTGGTCCGCAGGGTCTGAACATTATGGACTTTGTCACAAAGTTCAACGATGCCACCCGTCAGATGGGTAACACCATCATCCCGTGCGAAATCACTGTGTACGAAGACCGTACCTTCGATTTCATCCTCAAGCAGCCACCAGCATCCGTTCTTATTCGTGAAGAGCTTGGCCTTGCCAAGGGTTCTCAGAACGCTAAGAAGCAGAAGGTTGGAAAGCTTACCCGCGTTCAGCTCGAAAAGATTGCTGACCGCAAAATGCCTGACCTCTCCGCTCGTGAGAAGGACCAAGCAGTTAAGGTAATTGCTGGCACCGCCCGCTCCATGGGTATCGACGTAGAGCTGTAA